The following proteins come from a genomic window of Nakamurella alba:
- a CDS encoding RecB family exonuclease encodes MQVIDASATSPAPAGPDPATTDHLDGTQEPAARPRRLALSPSRASDFKACPLLYRFRAIDKLPEPSGKEAVRGTLVHAVLERMFSRPPAERTPEGTAAALRPTWEELSAERPDWREVIPEPDLAAWLSSAETMVHSYFRLEDPRRFSPESCELAVEIDLADGVALRGFIDRVDVAPTGQIRIVDYKTGRSPSENFEAGALYQLKFYALMVYRIRGVVPAQLKLLYLSDELPLTYTPSEQELLAFERGVSALWKAVLTAVRTGDFRPRKSRLCSWCHHQSLCPEFGGTPPPYPGPPLLENVTPLAG; translated from the coding sequence ATGCAGGTGATCGACGCGTCCGCCACTTCCCCGGCCCCGGCCGGGCCGGATCCGGCGACCACGGACCACCTCGACGGCACGCAGGAACCGGCTGCGCGTCCCCGCCGGCTGGCGCTGTCCCCGTCCCGGGCCTCGGACTTCAAGGCATGCCCACTGCTGTACCGGTTCCGCGCGATCGACAAGCTCCCCGAACCGTCCGGCAAGGAAGCGGTGCGCGGCACCCTGGTGCACGCCGTGCTGGAGCGGATGTTCAGCCGGCCGCCGGCCGAGCGCACTCCGGAGGGCACGGCCGCCGCGCTGCGCCCGACCTGGGAGGAGCTGTCGGCGGAGCGGCCGGACTGGCGCGAGGTGATCCCGGAGCCCGACCTCGCGGCCTGGCTGTCCAGCGCGGAGACCATGGTGCACAGCTACTTCCGGCTGGAGGACCCGCGCCGGTTCTCCCCCGAGTCGTGCGAGCTGGCGGTCGAGATCGATCTCGCCGACGGCGTCGCGCTGCGCGGTTTCATCGACCGGGTCGACGTCGCGCCCACCGGTCAGATCCGGATCGTGGACTACAAGACCGGTCGGTCGCCGTCGGAGAACTTCGAGGCCGGCGCGCTGTACCAGCTGAAGTTCTACGCGCTGATGGTCTACCGGATCCGTGGTGTGGTCCCGGCCCAGCTGAAGCTGCTCTATCTGTCCGACGAGCTCCCGCTCACCTACACGCCGAGCGAGCAGGAGCTGCTCGCCTTCGAGCGCGGGGTGTCGGCGTTGTGGAAGGCGGTGCTCACCGCCGTCCGGACCGGTGATTTCCGGCCGCGGAAGTCCCGGCTGTGCTCCTGGTGCCACCACCAGTCCCTGTGCCCCGAGTTCGGCGGTACCCCGCCGCCGTACCCCGGCCCACCCCTGCTGGAGAACGTGACCCCGCTCGCCGGTTAG
- a CDS encoding site-2 protease family protein: MTQPPAPARKAPRGPSAGIPLGRLGGIRIVLSWSWLLSVVIIAALATPIVEQAVPGTTRGTSITIAILLGVLLGASVLVHELGHCMAARALGIPVLQVRLYLLGGVSELGRVPTRAREEAVVAAAGPGLSVVLAGLFFLFVGGTDERTLGWLILLELALANAVIAVFNLLPALPLDGGRVLRAGVWRATGRRRWGTVAGAIGGYVIAAALIVYSIVQFGGMERAGLLQGVIGVAMALFIGAGALAEQRGDRAVTWPSDAGLAALARPVVQLPQEVPVGLALQAAGDRAVVLTSAEGFAAGLLDERAAIAAARTDPSRPALSCATPIRPEMVVLVDDDPAEIALRLRDAGPVLLLVDADGHPAGVVPTAEVDRLLRNS, from the coding sequence ATGACCCAGCCACCGGCCCCGGCCCGGAAGGCCCCGCGCGGGCCCTCCGCCGGCATCCCGCTCGGGCGGCTGGGCGGCATCCGGATCGTGCTGTCGTGGTCGTGGCTGCTGTCGGTGGTGATCATCGCCGCCCTCGCCACCCCCATCGTCGAGCAGGCGGTGCCCGGGACCACCCGTGGCACATCGATCACCATCGCGATCCTGCTCGGGGTGCTGCTGGGTGCCAGCGTGCTGGTGCACGAGCTCGGCCACTGCATGGCCGCACGGGCACTCGGCATCCCTGTGCTGCAGGTGCGGCTCTACCTGCTGGGCGGTGTGTCCGAGCTCGGTCGGGTGCCGACCCGGGCCCGGGAGGAAGCGGTGGTGGCGGCTGCCGGTCCCGGACTCTCCGTGGTGCTCGCCGGACTGTTCTTCCTGTTCGTCGGCGGGACGGACGAGCGCACCCTGGGCTGGCTGATCCTGTTGGAGCTGGCCCTGGCGAACGCCGTCATCGCGGTGTTCAACCTGCTCCCTGCGCTGCCGCTGGACGGCGGACGGGTGCTGCGGGCCGGGGTGTGGCGGGCCACCGGTCGCCGGCGGTGGGGGACGGTGGCCGGCGCGATCGGCGGGTACGTCATCGCCGCGGCGCTCATCGTCTACTCCATCGTCCAGTTCGGTGGCATGGAGCGGGCAGGACTGTTGCAGGGCGTCATCGGTGTCGCCATGGCGCTGTTCATCGGGGCCGGGGCGCTCGCGGAACAGCGCGGCGACCGCGCCGTGACCTGGCCGTCCGACGCCGGTCTGGCCGCACTCGCCCGGCCGGTCGTGCAGCTGCCGCAGGAGGTCCCGGTCGGGTTGGCGCTGCAGGCGGCAGGCGACCGCGCGGTGGTGCTGACCTCCGCTGAGGGGTTCGCCGCCGGCCTGCTCGACGAGAGAGCGGCGATCGCCGCCGCCCGCACCGACCCGAGCCGGCCCGCCCTGAGCTGTGCCACCCCGATCCGACCGGAGATGGTGGTGCTGGTCGACGACGACCCGGCCGAGATCGCGCTGCGGCTCCGTGACGCCGGGCCGGTGCTGCTGCTGGTCGACGCCGACGGCCACCCCGCCGGCGTGGTGCCGACCGCCGAGGTCGACCGGCTGCTCCGCAACTCCTGA